The bacterium DNA segment ATAATATGTATTGGAATTTTTTTAAGAATTTTTCAATTGGGGAAATTGTGTTTCTGGTGTGATGAGTTTCTTGCAATTTTCTGTGGATGGCAACCATTAAAGGATATGATAAATTATATTACCTATAAGGATGCTCATCCACCTTTATTTTATGCTCTTGTTCATTTTCTTTTAAAATATGGAAATTCAGAATTTTATTTAAGATTATTACCATCTTTCTTTGGAATTATAACAATTCCTCTTGCATATTTTGTTGGGAAAGAATTTAAGGACGAAAAGACAGGAATTATTTTTTCAATATTTATTTCATTAAATCCTGCATTGATTTTATGGTCAAGAATTTTAAAATCATACTCGCTTTTTACTTTTTTCCTTTTACTTTCTTTATTTTTCTTTCTTAAAATTTTGAAAACGGATAAAAAACAATATTATATTTTTCTTTTCTTTTCAGATATTATTCTTCTTTATTTACATAATTTTGCGTTTATCTGGATTTTAATTGAAGTTTTTACTTTATTATTCAATAAAATATTTAATAAAAAATTTCTTTTTTATTATATTTTTATTTTTATTTTTTATCTACCATGGTTTTTAAAAATTCCTTATCAATTAAAATTTACTCTTGGTGTTATAAGGCCTATCCCATTTGTTTTAAGATACCCTTATTTATTTTTTTATTTCTTTTTTGGTGAAACACTTCACCCTTTTAATTTGAAAATTGTCATACCTTTTTTGATAGTTATTATTTTTATTGTTGTAAATTCATTTATTGATTTAAAGAAATTAGAAAAGGTTAAAAAATATCTTCTTTTTTTAGGTATTTTAATACCACTTTTTCTTGTTCCTTTCCCTTCAACTGTTCCTCAAAATCTTCTTCCTTTTTCAATATTTGTTTTTTTATTATTATCAATTGGATATAAAAATACAAATTTTACAAAACTCCTTTTTTTCTGTTTTTTTATTTTATCTTCTTTCTCAACATATTTTTACTTTACCGGTAATACAAAAAATTTTCATGATGTAAGCAAACTTATTCCATATAGAGAAATAAATGAAATATTTTCAGAAAAATTAGATGAAAATAGTATTATTTTTTTAAATGGGACAGACCAAGATTCCATGTATAAAAAATTTTCACCTTTTCATTGGTATTATAAAGGAAATACAAAAGTTATTGAAGTTGCAAAAAGGCCAGGTTCAATAGCTGAAATAAAAAAAATATGTAAAAGTTATAATAAAATTGGACTTTTTCTTAATTATAATGAAGACCAGGAGTGGAATAATGAACTGAAAAATTTCTTTTTTGAAAATTTCTTTCCAGTATATCAGGCAAAATTTCTTCATAATGAGAAACTTTTAAGTCGCCTAAAAGGAAAGAAAGAATATTATTGGTTTGTTGAAATTTATATTTTTGAGAAACATAAGAAATGAAATAAAATATATACAATGAAAAGGATACTTATAACAGGTGGAGTTGGTTTTATTGGTATAAATTTGGCGAAAAATCTTTTATGTGAAAAAGATAATTTTGTTGTTCTCTATGATAATCTTTCAAGAAAAGGAGTTGAGAATAATCTTGAATGGATTTTATCTTTTAATTTTCCAAATTTAAAATTCATAAAAGGAGATATTAGGGATTATAAAAAGTTAAAAGAAATTGTAAAAAATTTTGATGAGGTTTATCATCTTGCAGCACAGGTTGCAGTTACAAGTTCTGTTGAAAATCCAATTGATGACTTTGAAATAAATGCACTTGGGACTTTATATCTTCTTGAAGTAATAAGAAAAAATTCACCAGATGCAGCTGTTATTTTTAGTTCCACAAATAAAGTTTATGGAGAACTTCTAAATTTAAAATTAAAAGAAGGGGAAAAAAGATATTATTTAATTAAGGGCAAAGAAGGAATTGATGAAAACCAAAATCTTGATTTTCACTCTCCTTATGGATGTAGTAAAGGAACAGCAGACCAGTATATAAGAGATTATTACAGAATTTATGGATTAAAAACTGTTGTGTTTCGTCAATCATGTATCTGTGGTCAACAGCAGTATGGAAATGAAGACCAGGGATGGGTTGCTCATTTTATAATAAAAGCAATAGAAGGAGAAAAGATAAGTATTTATGGTGATGGAAAACAGGTAAGGGATATTCTTGAAGTTGATGATTTAATTTCTGCCTATAAAATTGCTGTAAAAAATATAAAAAAGACAAAAGGGGAAATTTATAATATTGGTGGTGGGAAGGAAAATACTTTTTCGCTAATTGAATTAATTGAATATCTTGAAAAAGTTTTGAGAAGGAAAATAACTTATGATTTCTATGATTGGAGACCGGGAGACCAGAAAATTTTTATAAGTAATAATAAAAAATTTATGGAAGAAACAGGATGGAGAATAAAAATAAATAAATTTGAAGGTGTAAATAGATTGATAAAATGGGTTGAAAAAAATCATGAGTTAATTAAAAAAGTAAGAGAAAAAAAATGAGAAATATTGGAGTTATAGGTGCAGGACATGTTGGACTTGTAACAGGTGCTTGTTTTGCAAAAATGGGAAATATTGTTATTTGTTGTGATAATGACATTGAAAAAATTAAAAAACTCAAAAATTTTAAAATACCATTTTATGAACCACATCTTGAAGAAATTGTGAAAGAAACTTTTAAAAATAAAAAGTTGACTTTTACAACTTCAATTAAGTCCTTAGTAGAAAAATCAGAGATAATTTTTATAGCAGTAGGAACACCTTCTATTGAAAGTGGAAGAGCAGACCTATCTTCTGTTGAAAATGTCACAATTGAAATAGCAAATGCCTTATCATCTATTAAAAAGCAAAAAGGACAAAATTATAAAATTATAGTGGAAAAGAGTACTGTTCCTGTTTTGACAGGTGAATGGGTAAAAAAAACACTAAATCTCCTTTCTCCAACAGGAATTGAATTTGATATTGCTGCAAATCCAGAATTTTTAAGAGAGGGAAGTGCTGTATATGATTTTTTTCATCCTGATAGAATTGTGATTGGAATTGAAAATGAAAGACCCAAAAAAATTTTTGAAGAAATATATAAACAAATAAAATGTCTAAAATTATTTACAGATATAAAAAGTGCTGAACTAATTAAACACGCTTCTAATTCTTTTCTGGCTTTAAAAATTTCTTATATAAATGCAATTTCTCAAATATGTGAAAGGGTTGGAGCAGATGTTGAAATGGTTGCAGAAGGTATGGGACTTGATAAAAGAATAGGAAAACAATTTCTCAAAGCAGGCGTTGGTTATGGGGGTAGTTGTTTTCCAAAGGATGTTTCTGCTTTTATTTCACTTTCAGAAGAAATTGGATATTCTTTTACCCTATTAAAAGAAGTTCAAAAAATTAATCAGCAACAAAGACAATT contains these protein-coding regions:
- a CDS encoding glycosyltransferase family 39 protein, producing the protein MNNNRIRLFFLIIIICIGIFLRIFQLGKLCFWCDEFLAIFCGWQPLKDMINYITYKDAHPPLFYALVHFLLKYGNSEFYLRLLPSFFGIITIPLAYFVGKEFKDEKTGIIFSIFISLNPALILWSRILKSYSLFTFFLLLSLFFFLKILKTDKKQYYIFLFFSDIILLYLHNFAFIWILIEVFTLLFNKIFNKKFLFYYIFIFIFYLPWFLKIPYQLKFTLGVIRPIPFVLRYPYLFFYFFFGETLHPFNLKIVIPFLIVIIFIVVNSFIDLKKLEKVKKYLLFLGILIPLFLVPFPSTVPQNLLPFSIFVFLLLSIGYKNTNFTKLLFFCFFILSSFSTYFYFTGNTKNFHDVSKLIPYREINEIFSEKLDENSIIFLNGTDQDSMYKKFSPFHWYYKGNTKVIEVAKRPGSIAEIKKICKSYNKIGLFLNYNEDQEWNNELKNFFFENFFPVYQAKFLHNEKLLSRLKGKKEYYWFVEIYIFEKHKK
- a CDS encoding GDP-mannose 4,6-dehydratase, which encodes MKRILITGGVGFIGINLAKNLLCEKDNFVVLYDNLSRKGVENNLEWILSFNFPNLKFIKGDIRDYKKLKEIVKNFDEVYHLAAQVAVTSSVENPIDDFEINALGTLYLLEVIRKNSPDAAVIFSSTNKVYGELLNLKLKEGEKRYYLIKGKEGIDENQNLDFHSPYGCSKGTADQYIRDYYRIYGLKTVVFRQSCICGQQQYGNEDQGWVAHFIIKAIEGEKISIYGDGKQVRDILEVDDLISAYKIAVKNIKKTKGEIYNIGGGKENTFSLIELIEYLEKVLRRKITYDFYDWRPGDQKIFISNNKKFMEETGWRIKINKFEGVNRLIKWVEKNHELIKKVREKK
- a CDS encoding UDP-glucose/GDP-mannose dehydrogenase family protein, which encodes MRNIGVIGAGHVGLVTGACFAKMGNIVICCDNDIEKIKKLKNFKIPFYEPHLEEIVKETFKNKKLTFTTSIKSLVEKSEIIFIAVGTPSIESGRADLSSVENVTIEIANALSSIKKQKGQNYKIIVEKSTVPVLTGEWVKKTLNLLSPTGIEFDIAANPEFLREGSAVYDFFHPDRIVIGIENERPKKIFEEIYKQIKCLKLFTDIKSAELIKHASNSFLALKISYINAISQICERVGADVEMVAEGMGLDKRIGKQFLKAGVGYGGSCFPKDVSAFISLSEEIGYSFTLLKEVQKINQQQRQLVVKKARNLLWNLKGKNIGILGLAFKPNTDDVRESSAIEIIQLLKKEGANIKCYDPQASDNMKKIIPDIIYCKNPYDVAKESNLLIFLTEWDEFKKLNFKKFKEIMKTPYIIDGRNFLDYKNILKCGFIYTGIGRKINENSY